One stretch of Sinomonas terrae DNA includes these proteins:
- a CDS encoding flagellar assembly protein FliW: MSALTFAEPLPGLAPHTDFTLEAVDGAAGLFSLRPETAPEVRLFLLDAAVYVPGYAPEISAPCRTLGLASPEDARVLVVATPGGNGTTVNLMAPVIVNEATGQSTQTILDGQGWPLRMPLG, from the coding sequence GTGAGCGCGCTCACCTTCGCGGAGCCGCTCCCCGGCCTCGCCCCACACACCGACTTCACGCTCGAAGCGGTCGACGGCGCTGCCGGCCTCTTCAGCCTCCGCCCCGAGACAGCTCCCGAGGTCCGCCTCTTCCTGCTCGACGCCGCGGTGTACGTTCCGGGCTACGCTCCCGAGATCTCAGCCCCCTGCCGCACCCTTGGGCTCGCCTCTCCTGAAGACGCGCGAGTCCTCGTGGTCGCAACCCCCGGCGGAAACGGCACGACGGTGAACCTCATGGCTCCCGTCATCGTGAATGAGGCGACGGGCCAGAGCACCCAGACCATCCTCGACGGGCAGGGCTGGCCGCTCCGCATGCCCCTTGGCTAG
- the flgL gene encoding flagellar hook-associated protein FlgL has product MLRVTDQTMLRAAERRLGTSQARLSSAQDAASSGQRITRPSDDPVGSADSLNVHAQIAANSQYKRNIDDGTSWLTTLDSTLSNATDYLRQVRDLTVQGGNGSLNQDAKNALAAQIDSLRSDLLAAANTKYLGRSIFAGTSDAASAFTDGTPPTFNGTAGDTVQRRIGPDQTVQVDANGAAVFGTGSNSVFNVLDAISSDLRNGSDPTSQLKSLDAGMNAVVNGRADVGTRLAQLQRAGSENMTQQNALEAKRSGIEDLDLGQAALDLQLQQTNYQAALAVTARTLQPSLMDFLK; this is encoded by the coding sequence ATGCTCCGCGTGACCGACCAGACCATGCTGCGTGCGGCAGAGCGCCGCCTCGGCACGAGCCAAGCGCGCCTCTCCTCAGCGCAGGACGCCGCGAGCTCAGGGCAGCGGATCACCCGCCCCTCGGACGATCCCGTGGGAAGCGCCGATTCCCTGAACGTGCACGCCCAGATTGCGGCCAACAGCCAATACAAGAGGAATATCGACGACGGGACGTCCTGGCTCACGACCCTCGATTCAACCCTGAGCAACGCGACGGATTACCTGCGCCAAGTCCGCGACCTCACCGTCCAGGGCGGGAACGGCTCGCTCAACCAGGACGCGAAGAACGCACTCGCGGCCCAGATCGATTCCCTCCGCAGCGACCTGCTCGCCGCTGCCAACACGAAATACCTGGGACGCAGCATCTTCGCGGGGACCTCGGACGCAGCGAGCGCGTTCACCGACGGCACGCCGCCCACTTTCAACGGGACAGCGGGCGACACCGTCCAGCGCCGAATCGGCCCCGATCAGACCGTCCAAGTAGACGCGAACGGCGCGGCAGTCTTCGGCACGGGATCAAACTCGGTCTTCAACGTGTTGGACGCGATATCCTCCGACCTACGGAACGGCAGTGATCCCACTTCACAGCTGAAATCACTCGACGCCGGGATGAACGCAGTCGTCAATGGTCGCGCCGATGTCGGGACTCGGCTCGCCCAACTCCAGCGCGCAGGATCGGAGAACATGACACAGCAGAATGCGCTCGAGGCGAAGCGTTCGGGCATCGAGGACCTCGACCTCGGCCAGGCGGCCCTCGACCTGCAGCTCCAGCAGACGAACTACCAGGCCGCCCTCGCGGTCACCGCGCGGACGCTGCAGCCCAGCCTGATGGACTTCCTCAAGTGA
- the flgK gene encoding flagellar hook-associated protein FlgK translates to MSTFGALNAAYRGLSAAQQAIDLAGQNIDNVGTDGYTRQRIEQSAMGPLAQTMGSAPVQQVGQGVSVDGIARLGDALLDASVRSTSSSAGYAAQRSTAYQDIEGTLQEPGANGISAQLQSFWSSWQDLANQPGDASAASTVIQNGKQLAAKLSSGYSALAGQWASTQSEAQGMVTSLNDAATQVASLNTTIRSTLAAGGNANELIDQRSKLTETIASLAGGSVRQQADGTVTVFLGGNALVTGGTARAVQLTGPQSMADTSSGAPSLVWADRPSVPVGLDGGTIAGDLSVLAPANASGTGGPIAEAAARYNAFATSLAQAVNAAHAQGKTPAGTTGLDFFSLDPSLPPAQGLGVVPTDASGIATGALSSGANDGSNADAISQLSTQTNSPDSRWTSFVSVLGSASQAAQQQATTAQSAATNAKTAQTSNASVSLDEENVNLLAGQHAYEAAARVLTALDQTLDTLINHMGTVGL, encoded by the coding sequence GTGAGCACATTCGGCGCCCTCAACGCGGCGTACCGCGGCCTTTCCGCCGCACAGCAGGCGATCGACCTCGCGGGCCAGAACATCGACAACGTCGGGACCGACGGCTACACGCGCCAACGCATCGAGCAGTCCGCCATGGGTCCGCTTGCCCAGACGATGGGATCCGCCCCGGTTCAGCAGGTTGGCCAGGGCGTCTCGGTCGATGGCATCGCGAGGCTCGGCGACGCGCTGCTCGACGCCTCGGTGAGGTCGACGTCGTCGTCCGCAGGCTACGCGGCACAGCGGTCGACGGCGTACCAAGACATCGAGGGGACCCTCCAGGAGCCGGGGGCCAACGGAATTTCGGCTCAGCTTCAGTCCTTCTGGTCGTCCTGGCAGGACCTTGCGAACCAGCCGGGCGATGCATCCGCCGCTTCGACAGTCATCCAGAACGGCAAGCAGCTCGCCGCAAAGCTCTCGAGTGGCTACTCAGCCTTGGCTGGGCAATGGGCCTCGACCCAGTCGGAGGCGCAGGGGATGGTCACCTCGCTCAACGACGCCGCCACCCAGGTCGCTTCGCTCAACACGACCATCCGCTCTACTCTGGCCGCGGGCGGCAACGCCAACGAGCTCATCGATCAGCGGTCGAAGCTCACCGAAACGATCGCCTCGCTCGCGGGTGGATCCGTTCGACAGCAGGCCGACGGCACGGTCACTGTCTTCCTCGGCGGCAACGCCCTCGTCACGGGCGGCACGGCGCGCGCCGTCCAGCTCACCGGGCCGCAGAGCATGGCGGACACGTCGTCGGGCGCGCCCTCGCTCGTGTGGGCGGATCGCCCGAGCGTCCCGGTCGGGCTCGACGGCGGGACCATCGCCGGCGATCTCTCGGTCCTCGCTCCCGCGAACGCCTCAGGGACGGGTGGACCCATCGCCGAAGCCGCAGCACGGTACAACGCGTTCGCCACGTCCCTCGCGCAGGCCGTCAACGCCGCGCATGCCCAGGGAAAGACGCCGGCCGGCACGACCGGGCTGGACTTCTTCAGCCTCGACCCCTCCCTTCCGCCTGCTCAAGGCCTCGGAGTCGTCCCCACCGACGCGAGCGGGATTGCCACGGGAGCGCTCAGCTCGGGCGCCAACGACGGTTCGAACGCCGATGCCATCTCCCAGCTCAGCACCCAGACCAACTCGCCGGACAGCCGATGGACCTCCTTCGTCTCAGTCCTCGGCAGCGCGTCCCAAGCCGCGCAGCAGCAGGCGACGACGGCCCAGAGCGCCGCGACGAACGCCAAGACCGCCCAGACGTCCAACGCCTCGGTGAGCCTGGACGAGGAGAACGTGAACCTCCTCGCGGGCCAGCACGCGTACGAGGCGGCGGCGCGGGTCCTCACAGCGCTCGACCAGACGCTCGATACCCTCATCAACCACATGGGAACGGTAGGACTCTGA
- the flgN gene encoding flagellar export chaperone FlgN — protein MAIHDLSAQLWHERELLDLLTFKLEEEQLLLTAGKTRWVSHATREVEQVLERLSSAGLARAVTAAAVAAEWGLPEEATLRELAAGAPEGPWGEILTAHLKAMTEQTAVIRQLRDSNAQFLRAASRSTQETLADVTSMAKTYDAQGRPAAATESRLFARDL, from the coding sequence ATGGCGATCCACGACCTCTCGGCTCAGCTCTGGCATGAGCGCGAACTGCTGGACCTCCTGACGTTCAAGCTCGAGGAGGAGCAGCTCCTCCTCACTGCGGGCAAGACGCGGTGGGTTTCGCACGCGACGCGCGAGGTCGAGCAGGTCCTCGAACGGCTCTCTTCCGCCGGGCTCGCGCGGGCCGTCACCGCCGCGGCGGTCGCCGCCGAATGGGGCCTGCCCGAGGAAGCGACCCTGCGGGAGCTCGCTGCGGGCGCTCCGGAAGGGCCGTGGGGCGAGATTCTCACGGCGCACCTCAAGGCGATGACGGAACAGACCGCCGTCATCCGCCAACTCCGGGACTCCAACGCGCAGTTCCTCCGCGCCGCCTCGCGCTCCACTCAGGAGACCCTCGCGGACGTGACATCGATGGCGAAGACCTACGACGCCCAGGGGCGCCCCGCGGCTGCGACTGAATCGCGCCTCTTCGCCCGGGACCTCTGA